One Desulfovibrio aminophilus DSM 12254 DNA segment encodes these proteins:
- a CDS encoding sigma-54 interaction domain-containing protein has product MRIDANEFFRQAAVRICGSLDVETAMRDCLEYIKDFIPAQVMDMRIFVPGADVLKPVASVAVDGFGDHGGLIPVTSQGKETPLSLWENMEEVVMVNRPAELPNVRESLRLMGQDGQYDFSILILRLDLQGRRIGDLGIRVRGTDRYLPEHVELLRLLREPFAIAMANALKHQEVVRLKDLLDDDNRFLRTEMRELAGADIVGSDFGLREVMAQVRQVAPLESPVLLLGETGVGKEVLANAIHEFSPRRNGPLIKVNCGAIPDSLIDSELFGHEKGAFTGAAARKRGRFERADGGTIFLDEIGELPPQAQIRLLHVCQRHEIERVGGSEPVPVNIRIVAATHRDLKRMVASGAFREDLWFRLNIFPVSIPPLRERKEDIPALVHHFMESKARELKMRERPVLPPGALERLAGYSWPGNVRELENTVERAMIRSRDGVLVFETPRPEDAVAGADPDMPDEGRFLSLDEADARHIRKAMALSRGRVNGRGGAAELLGLHPNTLRKRMSRLGIPFGRKAAPFKA; this is encoded by the coding sequence ATGCGCATCGACGCCAACGAGTTTTTCCGCCAGGCCGCGGTGCGGATCTGCGGCAGTCTGGACGTGGAAACGGCCATGCGCGACTGCCTGGAATACATCAAGGACTTCATCCCGGCCCAGGTCATGGACATGCGCATCTTCGTGCCCGGGGCCGACGTGCTCAAGCCCGTGGCCTCGGTGGCCGTGGACGGTTTCGGCGACCATGGCGGGCTCATCCCCGTGACTTCCCAGGGCAAGGAGACTCCCCTCTCGCTTTGGGAAAACATGGAAGAGGTGGTCATGGTCAACCGGCCCGCCGAATTGCCCAACGTGCGCGAATCGTTGCGGCTCATGGGCCAGGATGGTCAGTATGACTTCTCCATCCTGATTCTCCGGCTTGATCTCCAGGGGCGGCGCATCGGAGACCTGGGCATCCGGGTCCGTGGCACGGACCGCTATCTTCCGGAGCATGTGGAGCTGTTGCGCCTGTTGCGCGAACCGTTCGCCATCGCCATGGCCAACGCTCTCAAGCACCAGGAGGTGGTTCGCCTCAAGGACCTCCTGGACGACGACAACCGCTTTCTGCGCACCGAGATGCGCGAGCTGGCGGGCGCGGACATCGTGGGCTCGGATTTCGGGTTGCGCGAGGTCATGGCCCAGGTCCGCCAGGTGGCGCCCCTGGAGTCGCCGGTGCTGCTCCTGGGCGAAACCGGCGTGGGCAAGGAGGTTCTGGCCAACGCCATCCATGAGTTCTCGCCTCGGCGCAACGGCCCGCTCATCAAGGTCAATTGCGGAGCCATTCCGGACTCGCTCATCGACAGCGAGCTCTTCGGTCACGAGAAGGGGGCCTTCACCGGCGCGGCCGCGCGCAAACGCGGCCGGTTCGAGCGGGCCGACGGCGGGACCATCTTCCTGGACGAGATCGGCGAACTGCCGCCCCAGGCGCAGATCCGGCTTCTGCACGTGTGCCAGCGCCACGAGATCGAACGCGTGGGCGGCAGCGAGCCCGTGCCCGTGAACATCCGCATCGTCGCGGCCACCCACCGCGACCTGAAACGCATGGTCGCCTCGGGGGCCTTCCGTGAAGACCTCTGGTTCCGGCTGAACATCTTTCCCGTGTCCATCCCGCCCTTGCGCGAGCGCAAGGAGGACATTCCGGCCTTGGTGCATCACTTCATGGAGAGCAAAGCCCGCGAACTGAAGATGCGTGAGCGCCCCGTCCTGCCGCCGGGAGCCTTGGAGCGTCTTGCCGGCTACAGCTGGCCGGGCAACGTGCGCGAACTGGAGAATACGGTGGAGCGGGCCATGATCCGCAGCCGCGACGGGGTGCTCGTGTTCGAGACTCCTCGGCCCGAGGACGCGGTTGCCGGGGCGGACCCGGATATGCCGGACGAGGGCCGCTTTCTTTCCCTGGACGAGGCCGACGCCCGGCATATCCGCAAGGCCATGGCCCTCTCCAGGGGAAGAGTCAACGGACGGGGCGGCGCGGCGGAACTCCTGGGACTGCACCCGAACACCCTGCGCAAGCGCATGAGCCGCCTGGGCATTCCCTTCGGCCGCAAGGCCGCGCCGTTCAAAGCCTGA
- a CDS encoding efflux RND transporter periplasmic adaptor subunit translates to MKTSIRFGAAALIAAAILWGPLPALAQEGASKGQAQLPQVGIMELTPQAVSLTTTLAGRTSPYLIAEVRPQVGGIIQKRLFTEGADVKAGDILYQIDPATYQAAFDSAKAALARSEANAIPAKLRAERYTQLVTVNAVSRQDYDDAVALAKQAEALVEVDKAALATARINLGYTRVTSPISGRIGRSAVTPGALVTASQGTALSTVQQLDPIYVDVTQSSAELLRLKRDLAEGRLRSAGENQAVVKLLLEDGTPYSREGRLEFSDVTVDQSTGAITLRAVFPNPSAELLPGMFVRAVLEEGVSEQAILAPQQGVTRNFKGEATALVLAPDGTVEQRIVQVDRAMGDKWLVRSGLNAGDRLIVDGLQKVRPGMKAQPAPTASTPAPAATPASAAPADKQ, encoded by the coding sequence ATGAAGACAAGCATTCGGTTCGGAGCCGCGGCGCTAATCGCCGCGGCGATTCTCTGGGGCCCGCTTCCGGCCCTGGCCCAGGAGGGCGCCTCCAAGGGTCAGGCGCAGCTCCCCCAGGTGGGCATCATGGAGTTGACGCCCCAGGCCGTCTCCCTGACCACCACCCTGGCCGGCCGCACTTCCCCTTATCTCATCGCCGAGGTCCGGCCCCAGGTGGGCGGCATCATTCAGAAGCGCCTGTTCACGGAAGGCGCGGACGTCAAGGCCGGAGACATCCTGTACCAAATCGATCCCGCCACCTACCAGGCCGCCTTCGACAGCGCCAAGGCCGCCCTGGCCCGCTCCGAGGCCAACGCGATCCCGGCCAAGCTCCGGGCCGAACGCTACACCCAGCTGGTCACGGTCAACGCCGTGAGTCGTCAGGACTATGACGACGCCGTGGCCCTCGCCAAGCAGGCCGAGGCCCTCGTGGAAGTGGACAAGGCCGCGCTGGCCACGGCCAGAATCAATCTCGGCTACACCCGGGTCACCTCGCCCATTTCCGGACGCATCGGCCGTTCCGCCGTGACCCCGGGCGCGCTGGTCACGGCCAGTCAGGGCACGGCCCTGTCCACGGTCCAGCAGCTCGACCCGATCTACGTGGACGTGACCCAGTCCAGCGCGGAACTGCTGCGTCTCAAGCGCGATCTGGCCGAGGGACGTCTCCGCAGCGCGGGCGAGAATCAGGCCGTGGTCAAACTCCTTCTGGAGGACGGCACCCCCTACTCCCGCGAGGGGCGTCTGGAATTCTCCGATGTCACGGTGGATCAGAGCACCGGGGCCATCACCCTGCGCGCCGTGTTTCCCAACCCCTCCGCCGAACTGCTGCCCGGAATGTTCGTGCGCGCCGTCCTGGAGGAAGGCGTGAGCGAGCAGGCCATCCTGGCCCCGCAGCAGGGCGTGACCCGCAACTTCAAGGGCGAGGCCACGGCCCTGGTCCTGGCTCCCGACGGCACCGTGGAGCAGCGGATCGTCCAAGTGGACCGCGCCATGGGCGACAAGTGGCTGGTGCGCTCCGGCCTGAACGCCGGCGACCGGCTCATCGTGGACGGCCTCCAGAAGGTGCGCCCCGGCATGAAGGCCCAGCCCGCCCCCACGGCCTCCACCCCCGCTCCCGCAGCCACCCCCGCCTCGGCAGCCCCGGCGGACAAGCAGTAG
- a CDS encoding c-type heme family protein translates to MKHSRLQAKLIFRQCAILLGIGLIFSLSLNSYLRAIMETEVQDKTRLIFSNVLAVQTYVRDTLRPTMYDNLTPDSFVIEAMSTSFVTRTVMSDLNTAHDQFTYRRVAFNPRNPQFTPSVLEREYIQFFRDHPALESLGQFRKINGEEYYVAAKPAVFEESCMLCHGDPKDAPAVLLARYGNVNGFGRTVGEIGGLDMVTMPVDREAASIRRVTIIFVLVFACGTLLILGLNHFFFDRIVVQNIGRLASILRSRFPEEADKTLGRRPRFGDEIDVMVANVERFADHLRDARAQLADYAANLEIKVQERTHKLLEEANARQADVRLFVDMLDLFTEGQGRRRLLEQAMEAMATRFEARVVTFLCFANLNRYVWPPDAAPLILSPEDQRTLLGGEGVFRESRAEVPVRAADSIRGALILGWNAPRDLPLQEREVLTAVSSQLGIALENLEALENLVSQKTLLESIFEGIADPLFLLDQDGEVIHANTSAHRLLDGLADSGDPARILGLPALSREARFEGGDPFREETLLADGRSLTLYAYPLHALEQRGRSIVYARDDTREKAMLARLQQGEKALAVGKMAAGLAHEINNPLGVILCYARLLWNDGKNENADDLSIIIRHTLQARKVLQDLMRFARPKPAALRALDLIEAVRFIARVFQVRAAALDVDIVTDLPADLPLVRGNTDAVEQVLTNVMINALDALEESGLRRPGNITISARHLPERGEVRLVMRDNGPGIPEENLQRIFDPFFSTKEVGKGTGLGLAVVYGLVRDMGGRVDAESRDGAVLTIHLRVAGAEEQKDSHATDDRE, encoded by the coding sequence ATGAAACACTCCCGCCTCCAGGCCAAGCTCATCTTCCGGCAATGCGCCATTCTCCTGGGAATCGGCCTGATCTTCAGCCTGTCGCTCAACTCCTACCTGCGCGCCATCATGGAAACCGAGGTCCAGGACAAGACCCGGCTCATCTTCTCCAACGTCCTGGCGGTGCAGACCTACGTGCGCGACACCCTGCGGCCGACCATGTATGACAATCTGACGCCGGACTCCTTCGTCATCGAGGCCATGTCCACCTCCTTCGTCACCCGCACGGTCATGTCCGACCTGAACACGGCCCACGACCAGTTCACTTACCGCCGCGTGGCCTTCAACCCCCGCAACCCTCAGTTCACACCCTCGGTGCTCGAGCGGGAATACATCCAATTCTTCCGCGACCACCCCGCGCTCGAGTCCCTGGGCCAATTCCGCAAGATCAACGGCGAGGAATATTACGTGGCCGCCAAGCCGGCGGTCTTCGAAGAGTCCTGCATGCTCTGCCACGGCGACCCGAAAGACGCTCCGGCGGTGCTCCTGGCGCGCTACGGCAACGTCAACGGTTTCGGCCGCACCGTCGGCGAAATCGGCGGCCTGGACATGGTCACCATGCCGGTGGACCGCGAAGCCGCCTCCATCCGCCGGGTGACGATCATCTTCGTCCTGGTCTTCGCCTGCGGCACGCTGCTCATCCTCGGCCTGAACCATTTCTTCTTCGATCGCATCGTGGTCCAGAACATCGGCCGGCTGGCCTCCATCCTGCGCAGCCGTTTTCCCGAGGAGGCCGACAAGACCCTGGGCCGTCGGCCGCGCTTCGGCGACGAAATCGACGTCATGGTCGCCAACGTGGAGCGCTTCGCGGATCACCTGCGCGATGCCCGCGCCCAGCTGGCCGACTACGCCGCCAACCTGGAGATCAAAGTCCAGGAGCGTACGCACAAACTGCTCGAGGAGGCCAACGCCCGCCAGGCCGACGTGCGCCTCTTCGTGGACATGCTCGACCTCTTCACCGAAGGCCAGGGGCGCAGGCGATTGCTGGAGCAGGCCATGGAAGCCATGGCCACCCGCTTCGAAGCCAGGGTCGTGACATTCCTCTGCTTCGCCAACCTGAACCGCTACGTCTGGCCGCCTGACGCCGCCCCGCTGATTCTCTCACCAGAAGACCAGCGAACCCTGCTGGGGGGCGAGGGAGTGTTCCGGGAATCCCGCGCGGAGGTGCCGGTGCGGGCCGCCGATTCCATCCGCGGCGCTCTCATCCTGGGCTGGAACGCGCCCCGCGACCTCCCCCTTCAGGAGCGGGAAGTGCTCACGGCCGTGAGCAGCCAGTTGGGCATCGCCCTGGAGAACCTGGAAGCCTTGGAAAACCTCGTGAGCCAGAAGACTCTCCTGGAGTCCATCTTCGAGGGCATCGCCGACCCCCTCTTCCTCCTGGACCAGGACGGAGAGGTGATCCACGCCAACACTTCGGCCCACCGCCTGCTGGACGGGCTGGCTGACAGCGGCGACCCGGCCAGAATCCTGGGCCTGCCCGCGCTTTCCCGCGAGGCCCGCTTCGAAGGCGGCGACCCCTTCCGCGAGGAGACCCTCCTGGCGGACGGCCGATCCCTGACGCTCTACGCCTATCCCTTGCACGCCCTGGAACAGCGGGGACGCAGCATCGTCTACGCCCGCGACGACACCCGGGAAAAGGCCATGCTGGCCCGTCTGCAGCAGGGAGAGAAGGCCCTGGCCGTGGGCAAGATGGCCGCCGGGTTGGCCCACGAGATCAACAATCCCCTGGGCGTGATCCTCTGCTACGCCCGACTGCTCTGGAACGACGGCAAGAACGAGAACGCCGACGATCTGAGCATCATCATCCGGCACACCCTCCAGGCCCGCAAGGTGCTTCAGGATCTGATGCGCTTCGCCCGCCCCAAACCGGCCGCCCTGCGCGCCCTGGACCTGATCGAGGCGGTGCGCTTCATCGCCCGCGTCTTCCAGGTGCGGGCGGCGGCCTTGGACGTGGATATCGTCACCGACTTGCCGGCGGATCTGCCGCTCGTGCGCGGGAACACCGACGCCGTGGAACAGGTGCTGACCAACGTGATGATCAACGCCCTGGACGCCCTGGAGGAATCGGGCCTCCGACGGCCCGGGAACATCACCATCTCCGCCCGCCATCTGCCGGAACGCGGAGAGGTGCGGCTCGTTATGCGCGACAACGGCCCCGGCATTCCCGAGGAAAACCTGCAACGGATCTTCGACCCCTTCTTCAGCACAAAGGAGGTGGGCAAGGGCACGGGCCTCGGTCTGGCCGTGGTCTACGGCCTGGTCCGCGACATGGGCGGACGCGTGGACGCCGAGAGCCGCGACGGCGCCGTGCTGACCATTCACCTGCGCGTGGCGGGCGCGGAGGAGCAAAAGGACTCGCATGCAACAGACGATCGAGAATGA
- a CDS encoding efflux RND transporter permease subunit: protein MARFFIDRPVFAWVIAILIMLSGVLAIVELPISQYPPIAPTAIAIDATYPGASAKTLEDTVTQVIEQKMQGLDDLRYMSSTSDSAGNVTITLTFDANTNPDIAQVQVQNKLQLATPLLPEEVQRQGIRVTKAVSNFLLLLGFISEDGGMTNFDIADYVATYVQDDISRVDGVGDVTLFGSQYAMRVWLDPNRLNNFALNPADVAEAIRAQNAQVSAGQFGGAPAVPGQQLNVTINAQSRLQTVDQFENILLKVNPDGSTVNLSDVARVELGTESYEVLGFYNRKPATALAIKLATGANALETAKNVHERVQEMAKYFPHGLKVVDPYDTTPFVRISVEEVLKTLAEAIGLVFLVMFLFLQNFRATLIPTIAVPVVLLGTFGVLAVCGFSINTLTMFGVVLAIGLLVDDAIVVVENVERVMAEEGLPPRQATRKSMGQITGALVGIALVLSAVFIPMAFFGGSTGVIYRQFSITIVSAMVLSVIVALVLTPALCATMLKPVTMDHSVPQRGFFGWFNRGFNACTRGYESAVNRMIRRGWRYMVIYAAIVGAMVLFFVRMPTAFLPDEDQGFIFTQVQLPAGATQPRTLAVLRTVEDHFLDDEAEAVESVFSVAGFSFAGNGQNNAMAFVKLKDWNLRDRPDLRAEALAGRAMGIFASIRDAMVFAFTPPAVMELGNASGFDFELQDRAGLGHAKLMEARNMFLGMAAKDPRLMAVRPNGLDDVPEYNVDIDQQKAKALNLSLATINETLSSAWGSAYVNDFIDKGRVKKVYIQADAPFRMLPGDLDRWYVRNTLGEMVPFSTFATGHWSYGSPRLERYNGRPAVEILGMPAPGKSSGEAMAAVEEIASKLPEGIGYEWTGLSYQERLAGAQAPMLYAISLLVVFLCLAALYESWSVPFAVMLVVPLGVIGALLAANLRGLANDVYFQVGLLTTIGLSAKNAILIVEFAKALHEGGRSLFEATLEAARLRLRPILMTSLAFILGVLPLALSRGAGSGSQNAIGTGVMGGMISATVLAIFFVPVFFVLVFRSFPGKKKHDHASKPSQAGDKPAAQEGGH, encoded by the coding sequence ATGGCTCGTTTCTTCATCGACCGCCCGGTCTTCGCCTGGGTCATCGCCATCCTGATCATGCTCTCGGGCGTGCTGGCCATCGTCGAGCTGCCCATCTCCCAGTATCCGCCCATCGCGCCCACGGCCATCGCCATCGACGCCACCTACCCCGGAGCCTCGGCCAAGACCCTGGAAGACACGGTCACCCAGGTCATCGAGCAGAAGATGCAGGGTCTGGACGACCTGCGCTACATGTCGTCCACCAGCGACTCCGCGGGCAACGTGACCATCACCCTGACCTTCGACGCCAACACCAACCCGGACATCGCCCAGGTCCAGGTCCAGAACAAGCTCCAACTGGCCACGCCCCTGCTGCCGGAAGAGGTCCAGCGCCAGGGCATCCGGGTCACCAAGGCGGTCTCCAACTTCCTGCTGCTCCTCGGCTTCATTTCCGAGGACGGCGGCATGACCAACTTCGACATCGCCGACTATGTGGCCACCTACGTCCAGGACGACATCAGCCGCGTGGACGGCGTGGGCGACGTGACCCTGTTCGGATCGCAGTACGCCATGCGCGTCTGGCTCGATCCGAACCGGCTGAACAACTTCGCCCTGAACCCGGCGGACGTGGCCGAGGCCATCCGGGCCCAGAACGCCCAGGTCTCGGCCGGGCAGTTCGGCGGCGCCCCGGCCGTCCCCGGCCAGCAGCTCAACGTGACCATCAACGCCCAGTCCCGGCTCCAGACCGTGGACCAATTCGAGAACATCCTTCTCAAGGTGAACCCCGACGGTTCCACCGTGAACCTCTCCGACGTGGCCCGCGTGGAACTGGGTACGGAGAGTTACGAAGTTCTGGGCTTCTACAACCGCAAACCGGCCACCGCCCTGGCCATCAAGCTGGCCACCGGGGCCAACGCCCTGGAAACCGCCAAGAACGTTCACGAACGCGTCCAGGAAATGGCCAAGTACTTCCCCCACGGCCTGAAGGTGGTGGACCCGTACGACACCACCCCCTTCGTGCGCATCTCCGTGGAGGAGGTGCTCAAGACCCTGGCCGAGGCCATCGGCCTGGTCTTCCTGGTCATGTTTCTCTTCCTGCAGAACTTCCGGGCCACGCTCATCCCGACCATCGCCGTGCCCGTGGTGCTTTTGGGCACCTTCGGCGTGCTGGCGGTCTGCGGCTTCTCCATCAACACCCTGACCATGTTCGGCGTGGTCCTGGCCATCGGCCTGCTGGTGGACGACGCCATCGTGGTGGTCGAGAACGTGGAGCGCGTCATGGCCGAGGAGGGCCTGCCGCCGCGCCAGGCCACACGCAAGTCCATGGGCCAGATCACCGGCGCCCTGGTGGGCATCGCCCTGGTGCTCTCGGCCGTGTTCATCCCCATGGCCTTCTTCGGCGGCTCCACCGGCGTCATCTACCGCCAGTTCTCCATCACCATCGTCTCGGCCATGGTCCTCTCGGTGATCGTGGCCCTGGTGCTGACCCCGGCGCTCTGCGCCACCATGCTCAAACCCGTGACCATGGACCATTCCGTCCCCCAGCGCGGCTTCTTCGGCTGGTTCAACCGGGGATTCAACGCCTGCACGCGCGGCTACGAAAGCGCGGTGAACCGGATGATCCGGCGCGGCTGGCGCTACATGGTCATCTATGCCGCCATCGTGGGGGCCATGGTCCTGTTCTTCGTGCGCATGCCCACGGCCTTCCTCCCGGACGAGGACCAGGGCTTCATCTTCACCCAGGTCCAGTTGCCCGCCGGAGCCACCCAGCCGCGCACCCTGGCGGTCCTGCGCACGGTGGAGGACCACTTCCTGGACGACGAGGCCGAAGCCGTCGAATCGGTGTTCTCGGTGGCGGGCTTCAGCTTCGCGGGCAACGGCCAGAACAACGCCATGGCCTTCGTCAAGCTCAAGGACTGGAACCTGCGCGACCGCCCGGATCTGCGCGCCGAGGCCCTGGCCGGTCGAGCCATGGGCATCTTCGCCTCCATCCGCGACGCCATGGTCTTCGCCTTCACGCCTCCGGCGGTCATGGAACTCGGCAACGCCAGCGGTTTCGACTTCGAGCTGCAGGACCGCGCGGGCCTGGGCCACGCCAAGCTCATGGAAGCCCGCAACATGTTCCTCGGCATGGCGGCCAAGGATCCCCGGCTCATGGCCGTGCGCCCCAATGGCCTGGACGACGTGCCGGAATACAACGTGGACATCGACCAGCAGAAGGCCAAGGCCCTGAACCTCTCCCTGGCGACCATCAACGAGACCCTCTCCTCGGCCTGGGGCAGCGCCTACGTCAACGACTTCATCGACAAGGGGCGGGTCAAGAAGGTCTACATCCAGGCCGACGCGCCCTTCCGCATGCTGCCCGGCGACCTGGACCGCTGGTACGTGCGCAACACCCTGGGCGAGATGGTGCCCTTCTCGACCTTCGCCACGGGTCACTGGAGCTACGGATCGCCGCGTCTGGAACGATACAACGGCAGACCCGCCGTGGAGATCCTCGGCATGCCCGCCCCAGGCAAAAGCTCGGGCGAGGCCATGGCCGCGGTGGAGGAGATCGCCTCCAAGCTGCCCGAGGGCATCGGCTACGAATGGACCGGACTCTCCTATCAGGAACGCCTGGCCGGGGCCCAGGCCCCCATGCTCTACGCCATCTCGCTCCTGGTGGTCTTCCTCTGCCTGGCCGCGCTCTACGAGAGCTGGTCCGTGCCCTTCGCGGTCATGCTCGTGGTGCCCCTGGGCGTCATCGGCGCGCTGCTGGCGGCCAACCTCCGCGGGCTGGCCAACGACGTCTACTTCCAGGTGGGCCTGCTGACGACCATCGGCCTCTCGGCCAAGAACGCCATCCTCATCGTGGAGTTCGCCAAGGCCCTCCACGAAGGGGGACGATCACTCTTCGAGGCGACCCTGGAGGCCGCGCGGCTGCGGCTGCGGCCCATCCTCATGACCTCCCTGGCCTTCATCCTGGGCGTCCTGCCGTTGGCCCTCTCGCGCGGGGCGGGCTCGGGCAGCCAGAACGCCATCGGCACCGGCGTCATGGGCGGCATGATCTCGGCCACGGTGCTGGCCATCTTCTTCGTGCCCGTCTTCTTCGTCCTGGTCTTCCGCTCCTTCCCGGGCAAGAAGAAGCACGATCACGCAAGCAAACCCTCGCAGGCCGGAGACAAGCCGGCCGCTCAGGAGGGAGGACACTGA
- a CDS encoding sigma-54-dependent transcriptional regulator → MQQTIENDVILVVDDEVDFANGVARLITKGFPNNPVLVRHDGPSALAALRENRCGLLLTDLRMPGMDGAALLDQALARHPLLSVILLTGFGTIETAVAALKAGAYDFLTKPIDQDGLYRAVSKGLERSALLAENRRLRAAVVTCGSCARFIGESPAIRDLRTRIEAVAATDYTVLILGESGVGKELVARTIHALSRRGSRRLVSLNCTAIPDQILESELFGHVKGAFTGADQPRRGLFQTADGGSLLLDEIGDLPPHLQPKLLRALEEGAVRPVGGSENVKVDVRILASTNQNLESRVASGAFREDLFYRLNVLTVRVPSLRERPDDIPILVRHYLRETCGELDSGDKELADDALEYLRCRPWPGNVRELLNFVRRLVVFCPGPMITQAQVRLLDTPGGGPTPAISRLEIYKDAKHRLVDDFTRSYMQRLLEETGGNVSQAARLSGLERVSLQKILRRLGMAAEGFRGRED, encoded by the coding sequence ATGCAACAGACGATCGAGAATGACGTCATCCTCGTGGTCGACGACGAGGTCGACTTCGCCAACGGCGTGGCCAGACTCATCACCAAGGGCTTTCCGAACAACCCCGTGCTGGTCCGCCATGACGGCCCGTCGGCCCTGGCGGCGCTGCGTGAGAACCGTTGCGGCCTGCTGCTCACCGACCTGCGCATGCCCGGCATGGACGGCGCCGCGCTGCTGGACCAGGCCTTGGCCCGTCACCCCCTCCTGTCCGTGATTCTGCTCACAGGCTTCGGCACCATTGAAACGGCCGTGGCCGCGCTCAAGGCCGGAGCCTATGACTTTCTGACCAAGCCCATCGACCAGGACGGCCTCTACAGGGCCGTGAGCAAAGGGCTGGAACGCTCGGCCCTGTTGGCGGAAAATCGCCGCCTGCGGGCGGCCGTGGTCACCTGCGGTTCCTGCGCCCGGTTCATCGGCGAGAGCCCGGCCATCCGCGACCTGCGGACACGGATCGAGGCCGTGGCGGCAACGGACTACACCGTGCTCATCCTGGGCGAATCCGGGGTGGGCAAGGAACTGGTGGCCCGAACCATCCACGCATTGAGCCGTCGGGGATCGCGGCGGCTGGTGAGCCTGAACTGCACGGCCATCCCGGATCAGATTCTGGAGAGCGAACTCTTCGGACACGTCAAGGGAGCCTTCACCGGCGCGGACCAGCCCCGGCGTGGTCTGTTCCAGACCGCCGACGGCGGCAGCCTGCTCCTGGACGAAATCGGGGATCTGCCCCCGCACCTGCAGCCCAAGCTTCTGCGGGCCCTGGAAGAGGGCGCGGTGCGGCCCGTGGGCGGCAGCGAGAACGTCAAGGTGGACGTGCGCATCCTTGCCTCCACCAACCAGAATCTGGAGTCCCGGGTGGCCTCGGGAGCCTTCCGCGAGGATCTCTTCTACCGCCTGAACGTGCTCACGGTGCGCGTGCCCTCCCTGCGCGAACGGCCGGACGACATCCCGATCCTCGTCCGGCACTACCTCCGGGAAACATGCGGGGAGCTGGACTCCGGCGACAAGGAACTGGCCGATGACGCCCTGGAATACCTGCGCTGCCGCCCCTGGCCAGGCAACGTGCGGGAGCTGTTGAACTTCGTGCGTCGACTGGTGGTCTTCTGTCCCGGCCCGATGATCACCCAGGCCCAGGTCCGGCTCCTGGACACCCCGGGCGGCGGCCCGACCCCGGCCATCTCTCGGCTGGAAATCTACAAGGACGCCAAGCATCGGCTGGTGGACGACTTCACCCGCTCCTACATGCAGCGGCTCCTGGAGGAGACCGGCGGCAACGTCTCCCAGGCCGCGCGCCTCTCCGGCCTGGAACGGGTCTCCCTCCAGAAGATCCTGCGCCGTCTCGGCATGGCCGCCGAAGGATTCCGCGGCCGCGAGGATTGA